A stretch of the Nissabacter sp. SGAir0207 genome encodes the following:
- a CDS encoding SDR family oxidoreductase: protein MNNAGDEKTGAGQAAGEENNIPEPVYIDPEYKAAGKLKGKVAMITGGDSGIGRAVAIAFAKEGADLALLYLKHGDDAEATRQETEKWGAKTVLIAGDIGDEAFCHQAVAQVHEAFGQIDIVVNNAGEQHPQKDFDDITAEQLQQTFRTNFFGMFYLTQAAVRKMKEGAVVINTSSLTAYHGNAELIDYSATKGAITVFTRSLALNLAPRGIRVNGVAPGPIWTPLITGSFAGEDVEKFGTDLPFGAGQPADLAPAYVYLASDDSRYVSGQMLHVNGGAIVNG, encoded by the coding sequence ATGAATAACGCAGGCGATGAAAAAACAGGGGCGGGACAGGCCGCAGGTGAAGAGAATAACATTCCAGAGCCAGTCTATATCGACCCGGAATATAAAGCGGCAGGAAAATTAAAGGGCAAGGTGGCGATGATTACCGGTGGCGACAGCGGCATTGGCCGGGCCGTCGCGATTGCGTTTGCCAAAGAGGGGGCTGACCTGGCGCTGCTCTACCTGAAACATGGTGATGATGCGGAAGCGACCCGCCAGGAAACGGAGAAGTGGGGTGCCAAAACCGTGCTGATTGCCGGTGATATTGGTGATGAGGCGTTCTGCCATCAGGCAGTGGCGCAGGTGCATGAGGCGTTCGGCCAGATTGATATCGTGGTGAACAATGCTGGCGAGCAGCACCCGCAGAAGGATTTTGATGACATTACCGCCGAGCAGTTGCAGCAGACCTTCCGCACCAACTTCTTCGGCATGTTCTACCTGACGCAGGCGGCGGTGCGGAAGATGAAAGAGGGCGCGGTGGTGATCAACACCTCGTCACTGACCGCCTACCACGGCAACGCTGAGCTGATTGACTACTCGGCCACCAAAGGGGCCATCACCGTATTTACCCGCTCACTGGCGCTAAACCTGGCACCCCGCGGCATCCGCGTCAATGGCGTCGCGCCCGGCCCAATCTGGACACCGCTGATCACCGGCTCCTTCGCCGGCGAGGATGTCGAGAAGTTTGGTACGGACTTGCCGTTCGGTGCAGGGCAACCGGCCGATCTGGCGCCCGCCTATGTCTATCTGGCAAGTGACGACTCACGTTACGTCTCCGGCCAGATGCTGCATGTGAATGGCGGGGCCATCGTCAACGGCTAA